One segment of Bradyrhizobium sp. CB2312 DNA contains the following:
- a CDS encoding ABC transporter permease has protein sequence MSRAIASPSLAVQRGFLGAVLLIACWEGTARGLHLPAYVLPAVSDIVAGLWSKRATLTDAAGYTLFEALVGYGLGCLIGIGLAIAIALVPALRSAILPLATAINSVPVVGYSPLILLWFGIGVSSKIVMVAMAVSFTILLSMLAGLDRVDRRAVDLMKSFGASRLSVLWRLRLPTALPLLLAGMRVSTVRSVIVAIVTEMLGAHGGLGWVIYQAVLQIDFVQVWSAIFVASAASLAFFGLVGFLERKFLFWT, from the coding sequence ATGAGCCGCGCGATCGCCTCCCCCTCGCTCGCCGTTCAGCGCGGCTTTTTGGGCGCCGTCCTCCTGATCGCGTGCTGGGAAGGCACTGCGCGCGGACTGCATCTGCCGGCCTATGTGCTCCCCGCGGTCAGTGATATCGTCGCGGGCCTCTGGTCGAAGCGCGCAACGCTGACCGATGCCGCCGGCTACACTCTCTTCGAGGCGCTGGTCGGCTACGGGCTCGGCTGCCTGATCGGCATCGGCCTCGCCATCGCCATCGCATTGGTCCCGGCACTGCGCAGTGCGATCCTACCGCTTGCAACTGCGATCAATTCGGTGCCCGTGGTCGGCTATTCACCGCTGATCCTGCTGTGGTTCGGCATCGGCGTCAGCTCGAAGATCGTGATGGTGGCGATGGCGGTGAGCTTCACCATCCTGCTGTCGATGCTGGCCGGGCTCGACCGGGTCGATCGCCGCGCCGTCGACCTCATGAAGAGTTTTGGTGCCAGCCGCCTCAGCGTGCTCTGGCGATTGCGACTGCCAACCGCCCTGCCGCTGCTGCTCGCCGGCATGCGCGTCTCCACCGTACGCAGCGTCATCGTGGCGATCGTCACCGAGATGCTCGGCGCGCATGGCGGGCTCGGCTGGGTGATCTACCAGGCCGTGCTCCAGATCGATTTCGTCCAGGTCTGGTCGGCGATCTTCGTGGCGTCTGCGGCGAGCCTCGCCTTCTTCGGCCTGGTCGGCTTCCTTGAGCGAAAATTCTTGTTCTGGACATGA